The following coding sequences lie in one Caproicibacterium argilliputei genomic window:
- a CDS encoding DUF6171 family protein, protein MNTLDRPPCRRCLLEDMTEETKLFATVREYLAAVPRNVKTPDSAYRARLETCRRCENLRNGMCALCGCFVEMRAVKATNTCPDTPPRWSE, encoded by the coding sequence ATGAACACACTGGACCGTCCCCCCTGCAGGCGGTGCCTGCTGGAAGATATGACGGAAGAAACGAAGCTGTTTGCAACGGTGCGGGAGTATTTGGCGGCGGTTCCGCGGAACGTGAAAACGCCGGACTCTGCATACCGTGCACGCTTGGAAACCTGCCGCAGATGTGAAAATCTGCGCAACGGTATGTGCGCGCTGTGCGGCTGCTTTGTGGAAATGCGGGCAGTAAAAGCGACAAATACCTGCCCGGACACACCGCCACGCTGGTCCGAATAG
- a CDS encoding helix-turn-helix domain-containing protein, whose product MPKNPADILMNPARQRIIQYFVLHKKGTSGQLAEALPDIPRASLYRHIKMLYDAGYLQVLETHPVRGTEEKTYCLTAQPMGENASEKEVSALIQNLLYAVMTSFAQYFQTHDTADAQKDLLSVSSCTLLLTDDEFAELLRRIGQVYQTYLNNKPSAGRKERCLTFISAPPKPSKGESPC is encoded by the coding sequence ATGCCGAAAAATCCGGCAGATATTCTCATGAATCCGGCGCGCCAGCGAATCATCCAGTATTTCGTTTTGCACAAGAAAGGCACTTCCGGACAGCTGGCTGAGGCGCTTCCGGATATTCCGCGTGCCAGTCTGTACCGCCACATTAAAATGCTTTATGATGCGGGATACTTGCAAGTTTTAGAAACCCACCCAGTGCGCGGCACAGAGGAGAAAACCTACTGCCTGACTGCACAGCCCATGGGAGAGAATGCTTCTGAAAAAGAAGTTTCCGCGCTCATTCAAAACCTGTTGTACGCGGTTATGACTTCATTTGCCCAGTATTTTCAAACACATGATACAGCAGACGCGCAAAAAGATTTGCTCAGCGTTTCTTCCTGCACGCTGCTGCTCACTGACGATGAATTTGCCGAGCTGCTCCGCCGGATCGGTCAGGTTTATCAAACATACCTCAACAACAAACCCAGTGCAGGGCGAAAAGAAAGATGTCTGACCTTTATTTCCGCTCCGCCAAAGCCAAGCAAAGGAGAGTCCCCATGCTAA